From a single Mus musculus strain C57BL/6J chromosome 12, GRCm38.p6 C57BL/6J genomic region:
- the Lrrn3 gene encoding leucine-rich repeat neuronal protein 3 precursor, with translation MKDTPLQVHVLLGLAITTLVQAIDKKVDCPQLCTCEIRPWFTPRSIYMEASTVDCNDLGLLNFPARLPADTQILLLQTNNIARIEHSTDFPVNLTGLDLSQNNLSSVTNINVQKMSQLLSVYLEENKLTELPEKCLYGLSNLQELYVNHNLLSTISPGAFIGLHNLLRLHLNSNRLQMINSQWFDALPNLEILMLGDNPIIRIKDMNFQPLVKLRSLVIAGINLTEIPDDALAGLENLESISFYDNRLSKVPQVALQKAVNLKFLDLNKNPINRIRRGDFSNMLHLKELGINNMPELVSIDSLAVDNLPDLRKIEATNNPRLSYIHPNAFFRLPKLESLMLNTNALSALYHGTIESLPNLKEISIHSNPIRCDCVIRWINMNKTNIRFMEPDSLFCVDPPEFQGQNVRQVHFRDMMEICLPLIAPESFPSDLDVEADSYVSLHCRATAEPQPEIYWITPSGKKLLPNTMREKFYVHSEGTLEIRGITPKEGGLYTCIATNLVGADLKSIMIKVGGSVPQDNNGSLNIKIRDIRANSVLVSWKASSKILKSSVKWTAFVKTEDSHAAQSARIPFDVKVYNLTHLKPSTEYKICIDIPTVYQKSRKQCVNVTTKSLEHDGKEYGKNHTVFVACVGGLLGIIGVMCLFSCVSQEGSSEGEHSYAVNHCHKPALAFSELYPPLINLWESSKEKRATLEVKATAIGVPTNMS, from the coding sequence ATGAAGGACACGCCACTCCAAGTCCATGTGCTACTTGGCCTAGCTATCACTACACTAGTACAAGCTATAGATAAAAAAGTGGATTGCCCCCAATTATGTACCTGTGAGATCAGGCCTTGGTTTACCCCGAGATCCATCTATATGGAAGCATCGACAGTGGACTGTAATGATTTAGGGCTTTTAAACTTCCCAGCCAGATTGCCTGCCGACACACAGATTCTGCTCCTACAGACTAACAATATTGCAAGAATTGAACATTCCACAGACTTCCCAGTGAACCTGACTGGCCTGGACTTATCTCAAAACAATTTATCTTCAGTCACTAATATTAATGTACAAAAGATGTCTCAGCTTCTTTCTGTGTACCTAGAGGAAAACAAGCTAACTGAGCTGCCGGAAAAGTGTCTATATGGACTGAGCAACTTGCAGGAACTCTACGTTAATCACAACCTGCTCTCTACCATTTCTCCCGGAGCCTTCATTGGCCTACATAATCTTCTCCGGCTTCATCTCAACTCAAACAGACTGCAGATGATCAACAGTCAATGGTTTGATGCTCTTCCCAATCTCGAGATTCTGATGCTTGGGGACAACCCCATCATCAGGATCAAGGACATGAACTTTCAGCCTCTTGTCAAGCTTCGCAGCCTGGTTATAGCTGGCATAAACCTCACGGAAATACCAGACGacgccttggctggcctggagaaCCTAGAAAGCATCTCCTTTTATGATAACAGGCTCAGTAAGGTTCCCCAGGTTGCACTTCAAAAAGCCGTTAACCTCAAGTTTTTGGATCTAAATAAAAATCCTATTAACAGAATACGGAGGGGTGATTTTAGCAATATGCTACATTTGAAGGAATTGGGGATAAACAATATGCCTGAACTTGTCTCCATTGACAGTCTCGCTGTGGATAACTTGCCAGATTTGAGAAAAATAGAAGCTACTAACAACCCCAGATTGTCTTACATTCACCCTAATGCATTTTTCAGACTCCCAAAGCTAGAATCTCTCATGCTGAACACCAACGCCCTCAGTGCCCTCTACCACGGCACCATAGAGTCTTTGCCGAACCTCAAGGAAATCAGCATACATAGCAATCCCATCCGTTGCGACTGTGTAATCCGCTGGATTAACATGAACAAAACCAACATTCGGTTTATGGAACCAGACTCGCTGTTCTGTGTGGACCCACCTGAATTCCAAGGCCAGAATGTTCGGCAAGTGCATTTCAGGGATATGATGGAAATTTGCCTCCCTCTTATAGCTCCTGAGAGCTTTCCTTCTGACCTGGATGTAGAAGCTGACAGCTATGTGTCGCTTCACTGCAGAGCTACTGCAGAACCCCAGCCAGAAATCTACTGGATCACACCTTCTGGTAAAAAACTATTGCCAAATACAATGAGAGAGAAGTTCTATGTTCATTCTGAAGGCACACTAGAGATAAGAGGCATAACCCCAAAGGAAGGGGGGTTGTACACCTGCATAGCAACTAACCTAGTCGGTGCTGATTTGAAGTCGATTATGATCAAAGTGGGAGGTTCTGTTCCTCAGGATAATAATGGGTCattgaatattaaaataagaGATATCAGGGCCAATTCTGTTCTGGTGTCCTGGAAAGCGAGCTCTAAAATCCTCAAATCCAGCGTTAAGTGGACAGCCTTTGTCAAGACTGAAGACTCTCATGCTGCCCAAAGTGCTCGAATACCATTTGATGTCAAGGTATATAATCTTACTCATCTGAAACCATCTACCGAGTACAAAATTTGTATTGATATTCCCACCGTCTAtcagaaaagcagaaaacaatGTGTGAATGTCACCACAAAAAGTCTGGAGCATGACGGAAAAGAATATGGAAAGAATCATACAGTATTTGTGGCCTGTGTTGGAGGCCTTCTAGGGATCATTGGTGTAATGTGTCTTTTCAGCTGTGTCTCACAAGAAGGGAGCAGTGAGGGTGAGCACAGCTATGCTGTGAATCACTGTCACAAGCCAGCCTTGGCTTTCAGTGAGCTTTACCCTCCTCTAATCAACCTCTGGGAGTCCAGCAAAGAAAAACGGGCAACACTGGAAGTAAAAGCAACGGCTATAGGAGTGCCGACAAATATGTcctaa